In a single window of the Tetrapisispora phaffii CBS 4417 chromosome 11, complete genome genome:
- the EFM4 gene encoding Efm4p (similar to Saccharomyces cerevisiae YIL064W; ancestral locus Anc_7.254), which translates to MEDTTELNTSKLGTKKYWDNFYDLERKNFKENSEDTGECWFDDNDAELNMIEFLEDNLGQYNIRSDSSIMDLGTGNGHLLFELWESESFCESKNILGVDYSEESVIFATEIAKHKDLNNKIKFQQADIFQEDWNPGKFDVVLDKGTLDAIALSGIKVGDGKSTIVEKYSGVIEKLLQVNGVFLITSCNFTQEELIKIIETDSLKMFDNVRYPSFEFGGIKGSTICTIAFVKTK; encoded by the coding sequence ATGGAGGACACCACTGAGCTCAATACCTCCAAGCTTGGTACAAAGAAGTATTGGGATAACTTTTATGACTTGGAAAGGAAGAATTTTAAGGAAAACTCAGAAGATACCGGTGAATGTTGGTTTGATGACAATGATGCTGAATTAAACATGATTGAATTTCTGGAAGATAATTTGGGCCAGTATAACATTCGTTCAGACTCCTCTATAATGGATCTAGGCACAGGTAATGGGCATTTACTATTTGAATTATGGGAAAGTGAAAGTTTCTGCGAAAGTAAAAACATTTTAGGCGTGGATTACTCTGAAGAGAGTGTTATATTTGCAACTGAAATTGCAAAACATAAggatttaaataataaaataaaattccAACAAGCAGATATCTTTCAAGAGGATTGGAACCCAGGCAAATTCGATGTTGTGTTAGATAAAGGTACGCTGGATGCTATTGCATTAAGTGGCATCAAAGTTGGGGACGGTAAAAGCACCATTGTCGAAAAATATTCGGGAGTGATTGAAAAGCTATTACAGGTAAATGGTGTGTTTCTAATCACGTCATGTAACTTTACACAAGAGGAActaatcaaaattatcgAGACTGATTCGCTTAAAATGTTTGATAACGTTCGTTATCCATCGTTTGAGTTTGGAGGGATAAAAGGCAGCACAATTTGTACTATCGCATTtgttaaaacaaaatag
- the ARC15 gene encoding Arc15p (similar to Saccharomyces cerevisiae ARC15 (YIL062C); ancestral locus Anc_7.252) produces the protein MEDWRRIDIDAFDPEARLRPEDLVPNYGTTITLSELQPKISQLRSLASSGDMSSAIQLATSEPPYSADEQTKHQYFLAVLEALAQTRQTDMAKVVKSLDRAQKDVLVKYIYKGMSLPEGKKQGGILLAWFENLTQDSGVNPIVHYISDRRTV, from the coding sequence atgGAAGACTGGAGAAGAATTGACATTGATGCATTTGATCCGGAGGCTAGATTGAGACCTGAAGATTTGGTTCCAAACTATGGCACGACCATAACTTTATCAGAATTACAACCCAAAATCTCACAATTACGTTCTTTAGCTTCTAGTGGTGACATGAGTTCTGCTATCCAATTAGCTACCTCCGAACCTCCTTATAGTGCTGATGAGCAAACAAAGCATCAGTATTTCCTAGCTGTGCTGGAGGCGCTAGCTCAAACTAGACAAACTGACATGGCTAAAGTGGTCAAGTCTTTAGATAGAGCCCAAAAGGACGTTTTggtgaaatatatatataaaggtaTGTCGTTACCAGAAGGAAAAAAACAAGGTGGTATACTGTTGGCTTGgtttgaaaatttaacCCAAGACTCAGGCGTTAATCCAATTGTACATTACATTTCCGACAGAAGAACTGTTTAA
- the MOT2 gene encoding CCR4-NOT core ubiquitin-protein ligase subunit MOT2 (similar to Saccharomyces cerevisiae MOT2 (YER068W); ancestral locus Anc_7.249) yields MATANPHVHENLKAIQKTLSNYDTSFLSDDEEDLCPLCLEALDITDKNFKPCPCGYQICQFCYNNIRQNEELNGRCPACRRKYDDENVEYVILTSEELKMEREKQTRKEWERKQRDKERKENEYANRKHLAGMRVIQKNLVYVVGVNPPVIYEEVANLLKSDKYFGQYGKINKIVVNKKTPHPNNNSDHYHHSHQVGYGVYITFSKKEDAARCIAQVDGTYMDGRLVKAAYGTTKYCSSYLRGLSCPNPNCMFLHEPGEEADSFNRRELTNKPSQQQSSGHTMFYKNTTLNASQTNTATKDMNGLSDSNTSSPAPVKAQLHTENTVNSGTPTPILTPATVKPGANPWGISQAPTPVISLNVSKNTSSNHLPSLSNTLDLSKEIKDTKDVVPNTTTGNSNIPLAAANVAAAPTSGGSSKKKNTNNDKDYIDPYDSLVRAVDFINSRIQFLSEYKPREIKLRSDIIDDETYNRYPSLFSWSNIEASETSDNTLTRKLIDILTVKPAETDNHVMSFLQNVNAALPAVQQQQQQQTPIMQNQKMYQGQVAQPQQMNMNTVPPPGIFGPQKNQLPVRQPPQTHIEQSNPSANSTDFLNQLINGRKVSAST; encoded by the coding sequence ATGGCTACTGCGAACCCACACGTACATGAGAATTTAAAAGCTATTCAGAAGACGTTGAGCAACTACGATACAAGCTTCCTGTCCGACGACGAGGAGGACCTGTGTCCTCTGTGTCTGGAGGCACTCGACATCACAGACAAGAACTTCAAACCGTGTCCTTGTGGCTATCAGATTTGTCAGTTTTGTTACAACAACATTAGGCAGAACGAAGAGCTGAATGGAAGGTGTCCTGCTTGTAGAAGAAAGTACGACGATGAGAATGTCGAATACGTTATACTGACGTCCGAAGAGTTGAAAATGGAGAGAGAGAAGCAGACGAGAAAGGAATGGGAACGCAAGCAAAGGGATAAAGAGCGCAAGGAAAATGAATACGCCAACAGAAAACACTTGGCAGGAATGAGGGTCATCCAAAAGAACTTGGTCTATGTCGTCGGTGTTAATCCACCAGTTATTTACGAAGAAGTGGctaatttattgaaatcgGATAAATATTTCGGCCAATACGGGAAAATCAACAAGATTGTAGTCAACAAGAAGACTCCTCATCCAAATAATAACAGTGATCACTATCACCATAGCCACCAAGTTGGCTACGGTGTTTACATCACATTTTCGAAGAAGGAGGATGCAGCAAGGTGTATTGCTCAAGTGGACGGCACATACATGGATGGCAGATTGGTCAAAGCTGCATACGGTACAACAAAATACTGTTCTTCTTATTTGAGAGGGTTATCATGTCCAAACCCGAATTGTATGTTCTTACACGAACCTGGTGAAGAGGCAGATTCATTCAATAGACGTGAACTGACCAATAAACCTTCCCAGCAACAATCAAGTGGTCACACAAtgttttacaaaaataCAACGCTTAATGCATCACAAACTAATACTGCCACAAAAGATATGAATGGTCTTTCTGACTCAAACACATCCTCCCCAGCACCAGTTAAAGCACAATTACATACGGAAAATACTGTCAACTCAGGCACACCAACTCCTATCCTTACCCCAGCTACTGTTAAGCCAGGGGCTAACCCATGGGGTATATCCCAAGCTCCAACGCCTGTTATTTCGTTGAATGTATCTAAGAACACATCTTCTAACCATCTACCATCTTTAAGCAATACCCTAGACttatcaaaagaaataaagGACACTAAGGATGTAGTACCAAACACAACAACAGGTAACTCTAATATCCCGCTAGCTGCTGCTAATGTAGCAGCTGCACCAACAAGCGGTGGAAGCAgtaaaaagaagaatacAAACAATGATAAAGACTACATTGATCCATATGATTCTTTGGTCAGAGCTGttgattttatcaattcaaGAATCCAATTTTTATCAGAGTACAAGCCTCGTGAAATTAAGTTGAGATCAGACATAATAGATGATGAAACTTACAATAGATACCCATCTCTATTTTCATGGAGTAACATTGAAGCTTCAGAAACCTCAGACAATACACTAACAAGAAAAttgattgatattttaactGTTAAACCAGCAGAAACAGATAACCATGTTATGTCATTTTTGCAAAACGTTAATGCTGCCTTACCAGCTgttcaacaacaacagcagcagcaaACACCAATCATgcaaaaccaaaaaatgTATCAAGGGCAAGTAGCTCAACCACAACAGATGAACATGAACACTGTCCCACCACCAGGTATTTTTGGCCCACAAAAGAATCAACTTCCAGTTCGCCAACCTCCACAAACGCATATCGAACAAAGTAACCCATCTGCCAACTCCACCGATTTCTTAAACCAATTAATTAACGGTAGAAAGGTCTCTGCTAGCACATAA
- the TPHA0K00880 gene encoding uncharacterized protein (similar to Saccharomyces cerevisiae YER067W and YIL057C; ancestral locus Anc_7.248) has protein sequence MTKKDKGPKIQTITTKSGEKIKAFEDLNQFETFLKQETEDDEFDNLHCQIKYYPPFIMHDCHEDPEKIPNTANSNSKKFVRHLHQHVEKHLLKDIREALDIPELQFKDHSKEKESDHITWHYHDVTTYHDKKFQVNVNVTCNHEDALVNLEYQTLPI, from the coding sequence ATGACTAAGAAGGACAAGGGACCAAAGATCCAAACCATCACCACCAAGTCCGGCGAAAAAATAAAGGCCTTTGAGGATTTGAACCAGTTCGAGACGTTCTTGAAACAGGAGACCGAGGACGACGAGTTCGACAACTTGCATTGCCAGATCAAGTACTACCCCCCCTTCATCATGCACGACTGCCATGAGGACCCCGAGAAGATTCCCAACACCGCAAACTCGAACTCCAAAAAGTTTGTCAGACATTTGCACCAGCACGTCGAGAAACATCTCTTGAAAGACATCCGAGAGGCTCTCGACATCCCTGAACTGCAGTTCAAGGACCACTCCAAGGAGAAGGAGAGTGACCACATCACTTGGCACTACCACGACGTCACGACGTACCACGACAAAAAGTTCCAGGTCAATGTCAACGTCACTTGTAACCACGAGGACGCCCTAGTCAATTTGGAGTACCAAACCTTGCCTATATAA
- the TPHA0K00890 gene encoding HAD family hydrolase (similar to Saccharomyces cerevisiae HOR2 (YER062C) and RHR2 (YIL053W); ancestral locus Anc_7.243), producing the protein MSKQPISLKVNAALFDVDGTIIISQGAIAAFWRDFGKDKPYFDAEHVIHVSHGWRTFDAIAKFAPDFADEEYVTKLEGEIPEKYGEHSIEVPGAVKLCTALNNLPKEKWAVATSGTYEMAHKWFDILNIKRPKYFITANDVKQGKPHPEPYLKGRNGLGYPINEANPAASKVIVFEDAPAGILAGKAAGCKIVGIATTFDEKFLIEKGCDIIVKNHESIRVGGYNAETDEVEFIFDDYLYAKDDLLKW; encoded by the coding sequence ATGTCTAAACAACctatttctttaaaagtTAACGCCGCTCTTTTCGATGTCGATGGTACTATCATCATCTCTCAAGGTGCCATTGCCGCTTTCTGGAGAGATTTCGGTAAGGACAAGCCATACTTCGATGCTGAACACGTGATCCACGTCTCTCACGGCTGGAGAACCTTCGATGCTATCGCCAAATTCGCTCCAGACTTCGCTGACGAAGAGTACGTCACTAAACTAGAAGGCGAAATTCCAGAAAAATACGGCGAACACTCTATTGAAGTCCCAGGTGCTGTCAAACTGTGTACCGCCTTGAACAACTTGCCAAAGGAGAAATGGGCTGTCGCCACTTCTGGTACCTACGAAATGGCTCACAAATGGTTCGACATTCTAAATATCAAGAGACCAAAATACTTCATCACCGCCAACGACGTCAAACAAGGTAAGCCTCATCCAGAGCCATACCTAAAGGGCAGAAACGGTCTAGGCTACCCAATCAACGAAGCTAACCCGGCCGCCTCGAAGGTCATCGTCTTCGAAGATGCGCCAGCTGGTATCCTTGCCGGTAAAGCTGCCGGCTGTAAGATCGTCGGTATTGCTACAACTTTCGACGAAAAATTCTTGATCGAAAAGGGCTGTGATATCATCGTCAAGAACCACGAATCCATTAGAGTCGGTGGCTACAACGCTGAAACTGACGAAGTCGAGTTCATCTTCGATGACTACTTATACGCTAAGGACGACCTATTAAAATGGTAA